From Fischerella sp. PCC 9605, the proteins below share one genomic window:
- a CDS encoding DUF6887 family protein, whose protein sequence is MTRADLRQYILDHREDQEPLEVYIDRFQNPNNKVFPAPESIEDLENFP, encoded by the coding sequence ATGACTCGTGCTGACTTACGACAATACATCCTTGACCACAGAGAAGATCAGGAACCACTAGAAGTTTATATTGACAGATTCCAAAATCCCAATAACAAAGTATTTCCCGCACCTGAAAGTATAGAAGACTTAGAAAACTTCCCAG